Proteins from a single region of Palaemon carinicauda isolate YSFRI2023 chromosome 1, ASM3689809v2, whole genome shotgun sequence:
- the LOC137619196 gene encoding uncharacterized protein, which translates to MQNEWWQQMAQDLQGYASSRDLKSFFVGAKKIFETKHAAGTLLVADNTILTEDKEIQNRWVEHFNPSPQQDFLQNVQQYTPQLWMVLPPTFQEFEAALKRMHQGKAAGLDNIPTELLTHGGLVLKMALHSLILKA; encoded by the coding sequence ATGCAAAATGAATGGTGGCAGCAAATGGCTCAAGACCTACAAGGTTATGCAAGCAGTAGGGACCTTAAAAGCTTCTTTGTAGGAGCAAAGAAAATTTTCGAAACAAAGCATGCTGCAGGAACACTTTTGGTAGCAGACAACACCATCCTCACGGAAGATAAAGAGATCCAGAACCGTTGGGTAGAACATTTCAACCCATCACCCCAACAAGACTTCCTCCAAAATGTGCAACAATATACACCCCAATTATGGATGGTCCTACCACCCACGTTTCAAGAATTTGAAGCAGCCTTAAAACGAATGCACCAAGGGAAGGCCGCGGGACTGGACAACATTCCCACAGAACTCCTGACCCACGGTGGTTTAGTCCTGAAGATGGCTCTTCACTCCCTCATACTAAAAGCATGA